The Halorussus rarus genome includes the window GTACCCCGCCAGGATGGCGACCAGCGTGGTGGGCCACGCGAACAGCGGGCGGACGAGATAGACGCCGAACAGGAGCGCGCCGAAGGCGACCGGCCGGTCTGCGAGCCCCCGGGCGGTCCCGAGGAGGTACTCCGGCCCGGCGAGGAGGCTCGCGGCCGCGACGGCGGCGAGGAGGGCGAGGCCGACGGCCTGCCGGCGGACGAACGCGGTCATCGCCGGGGGTTTCGGTCCGGCAGGTAACTGCTTTTTGGGTCGCGACGGCGGTCCGGGCCGCTTCGCGCAAGGTTTAATCCGGCTCGCGGGCGAATCGGGAGTGATGGCCGACGACGAGGACCCGGCGAACGGGGGTCGCGCCGGCGACTCCGGAGGTGGGCGCTCCGCTGCCAGGGCGGGGGGCGACCGCGAGGGGGCCGACACCGGCTCGGACCCCGACCCCGTCGAGCTGGGCGTCGAACTCCTCTCGAAGCTCGAACACCCGGAGCTGTCGGTCGCCGAGGCGGTCGACCGGATCGAGACCGTCACCACCCATCCCGCGACCACCCGGAAGATCCTCGACGAGGCCGAGAAGCGCGGCGTCATCGAGCGCGAGGACGGCATCGTGAAGACGACCGGCGGGGGCTACGTCAGCTTTCAGAGCGAGGTCGTCACGAAGGAGGGCGAGTTCTCGTGTCGGCGCTGCGGCGCGAGCATCTCGACGGGCTACTTCATAAAACTCGACGCCGGCGAACACGGCGCGTTCGGTCCCGAGTGCATCCGGAAGGTCACGGGGCGGGACTGACTGAGAGAACAGAAAGCGAACGTCCGGGGTGTGCCCGCCGGCGACCGGACGGGAGTTCAGCGACCGCGGCTCAGTTCCTCGATGAGCTGTTCGAGCGTGCGCTGCTGCTCGGCCAGCAGCTCGTTCTGGCGCTCGACCGCCTCGGTCAGCGCGGCGAGCTGCTCGTCGGTGTCGTCGGTCTCGACCGACGAGCTCGCGGGCTCGAAGCCCGAGTCGGCGAAGCCGCTCGACGAGGCCGACTTGTCGGTCGCGCTCCCAGCGTCCTCTCCGGCGTCGACGGACCCGGCGTCTCCGGCGGTCAGGGGCGCCTCGTCCGCGTCGGCGGACCGCTCGGCGTCGTCGCCCGCCGACGTGTCGGCGGGTTCGTCATCGGTCGCCGCAGCATCGGCCGACGCGTCGTCAGTCGCAGCGGCGTCGCTCGCGCCGGCTTCGGTCGTCGCGACGCTCGTCGAGTTCGTCCCGTCGTTCGCGGTCTCCTCGGTCGCACCCGCGGTCGCGGCGGCGGCCTGCGCCGTCGCATCGCCCGACTCGGCGGCGGCCGACTGTTCGCCGGCGGTCGAGCGCTCGGCGTCGCCGCGCTCGCCGGTGGTCACGCTGGTCTCCTCCTCGATGATGGCGCCGTCCTCGTCGAGCTCCGGCGGGTTGGCGTCGATGGGGTCGACGCCGCCGCCGGCCAGCGGGTCGTTCTCGTTGGCGGGCTCGGTCGCCTCGTCGGGGTCGCGCTCGGCCTCGGCGTGGTCCTCGGGGTCGGCGTGCTGGCGGGCGAACTCCTCGTAGGAACTCAGGCCGTGGTGGTCGAGCAGCGCGCGCTCGATGCGTTCGCGGACCTCGCGGGTCTGGTCGCTCGGGGTCTTGATGCGCTGTGGCCGGCCGTCGCTCTCGATGATGATCTGGGAGGAGACGCTCCCCTCCTCGACGTCGAGGGCGGTCACGTCGTCGAAGTGGAACTCCTCGTAGTCCTCGTCCCAGACCGCGGCGCCGACGTGCTTGACGACGCGGTCGCTGGTGATGACCAGCGTGAGCTCGCTGAACTGGTAGGTCTGCTTGACCGTCTCGTCGGGGCCGGTCACGCCGGCGGCGTTGAGCACGCCCGCCAGCACGGGGTGGAGCGCCTCGTACAGCCGGTTGCTCGGTACCTTGAACTTCGCCTCGCCGTCGATGCCGTAGTCGAGCTCGACCGCCGACTTGCGGCGCCCCTCCGAGATCTCGATGCGTTCGGCCTCGTGGGGGTACTCCTCGACCGACTCGTCGCTCAGCAGCCCGTCGGCGTGGTAGATGAGCGTCCGGGTCCGGGTGACGTAGAGGCCGTCCTCGCTGCCGAGCGAGACGTGGGCCGCGACCTGTTCGCCGTCGAGCTGGGACTGCACGATTCCGGGAACGTCCATGCAGACGTATGATTAGCCCCCCGGCTTAAATCCGCCGGGTGAGTACCGGGGCGGTTTCGTCTCCGCGAGATGGACCGATTACGGCCCCTCAGCGGTCGAATCCGCCGGGTCGATCGGCGCGGAAATCGCCGTGCGCCGGAGTCCCGAACCGGCGGGAGATGAGAACTTTAAAGAGCAGCACCCGCCTACCCAAGACTGAGCCCGGGTGGCTTAGCTGGACATAGCGCCGCACTCATAGGGTTACTGAGATTCGGTGCTCAGGCCTTGGAAGCCTCCCATGCCCGTGAGGCCCGCCGAGCCTCGTACCTGGGTCATGCGGAGATCGAGGGTTCGGAGCCCTCCCCGGGCATCCGTCCGTTTCTGTCGCGGTCATTCCGACGTCGAATCCCCGCCGAGTATCGACGACGGCGTGTCGGAACGCGCGAAGAGGTCACCGTCGGAGATGCCTATTTTTATGCTGTCTCACTCTTCACGCTACGCTACGACATGAGGAATTCTGGAGCAGTGCTCGCCGTTCTTCTGGTCGCATTGGCGGGGTGTTCTGGGATGGTCCAAGAGCGACCCGGGACGACTACCGCCGAACCGACGACCACGTCGCCTCCCGCACCGGCGACGTCGACATCGACGGCGGACGCCGAGACGACGGTCCCGGCGACGACCGGCGGAACACCGACCGTGACGACGACCACCCGTCCACCGTCGACCCCACCGGGGACTCCCTCGTCGGGCAATCCCTGGGGGAAGAGGACGGTCACCGTCGCGGTCTACAACTACGCGAACGAGTCGCGGCACGTCGCGCCGCTCGTCGAACGAACCCTGGAGTACTGGAACGAGAACGCCGCCCGGTACGGCGACTACGCGGTGCGGTTCGAGCTCACCGAGGGTGCTGACGCCGACATCCACCTGGAGTACGTCCACCGGATCGCCGAGTGCGGTCACGAGCGGAGCAACCGTTCCGTCGGATGCGCGCCCGTGCTGGAGTCGGGAACGACCGCTGACCCGTTCGAGACCGTCCGGATCGTCGCGAGCTACTCGAACGAATCGACCCTCCAGATCATGAGACACGAGTTCGGCCACGTCCTCGGCATCGAACACGGCGAGGAGCCGATGCCGACGATGCGGGCGCTCAGCCGGTACCGGCACCTCGCCCGGCCGAACGCGACCGAGCGACCGGTCCCGTGGGCCGACCCGACGCTGTCGGTCCACGTCGACGCGAGCAACGTCTCGTCGGGTTCGCGCGACGAGGTGGACGCCCAGATCGGACACGCGCTGCGCTACTTCGAGACCGGCGCCGAGGGCAGCGTCCCGGAGAACGTCACGTTCGTCCGGACCGAGAACCGGACGAACGCGGACATCCGAATCGCGTTCCACGACGACGCCTTCGACTGCTACGGCGAGGAGACTGACGAGGGGTCCTGCGGGACGTCGTGGGGGTACAACACCGACGCGGACGCCGCCTTCGAGTACTACTCGGACTGGACGATTCGGCTCCGGGGCGTCGACGACGACGCGGTCGGCTGGCACGTCGGATACTGGCTGACCGAGGCGCTGGGGCTCACCGAGGACGAGCGTCCGTCGCCGTTTCGAGACGCGACCTACCGCGACCGCCGCGACGACTGGTGGGAGAGCGACGGATAGCCCGGCTCGGCACCCGGTGGTCGACCGCTGACACGTCCGGTCAGGCGGTCCCTTCGACGCCGCCCGACGTCGCCTAGACAACGCCTGATTACCATCGGTCCGGTCCCGAGTATCGTCCCATTTCTGAGCGAAAATACGAATCGAGAAAAACGCACAGAGACGGTTCTAAATTTTATGCGGGCGTCAGAGACGTTTTTGAAACGTACCGTTCTCACTCGTTTTTGCGCGTTCGCGGGTGAACTGTGATGAAATCGCGCTAACACTCTCGGCGTTATATGACCCTCCCGGTGGAATGATACGTCGAGGTCGAACCGCC containing:
- a CDS encoding DUF5830 family protein; amino-acid sequence: MADDEDPANGGRAGDSGGGRSAARAGGDREGADTGSDPDPVELGVELLSKLEHPELSVAEAVDRIETVTTHPATTRKILDEAEKRGVIEREDGIVKTTGGGYVSFQSEVVTKEGEFSCRRCGASISTGYFIKLDAGEHGAFGPECIRKVTGRD
- a CDS encoding DUF7115 domain-containing protein, whose protein sequence is MDVPGIVQSQLDGEQVAAHVSLGSEDGLYVTRTRTLIYHADGLLSDESVEEYPHEAERIEISEGRRKSAVELDYGIDGEAKFKVPSNRLYEALHPVLAGVLNAAGVTGPDETVKQTYQFSELTLVITSDRVVKHVGAAVWDEDYEEFHFDDVTALDVEEGSVSSQIIIESDGRPQRIKTPSDQTREVRERIERALLDHHGLSSYEEFARQHADPEDHAEAERDPDEATEPANENDPLAGGGVDPIDANPPELDEDGAIIEEETSVTTGERGDAERSTAGEQSAAAESGDATAQAAAATAGATEETANDGTNSTSVATTEAGASDAAATDDASADAAATDDEPADTSAGDDAERSADADEAPLTAGDAGSVDAGEDAGSATDKSASSSGFADSGFEPASSSVETDDTDEQLAALTEAVERQNELLAEQQRTLEQLIEELSRGR
- a CDS encoding matrixin family metalloprotease, translated to MVQERPGTTTAEPTTTSPPAPATSTSTADAETTVPATTGGTPTVTTTTRPPSTPPGTPSSGNPWGKRTVTVAVYNYANESRHVAPLVERTLEYWNENAARYGDYAVRFELTEGADADIHLEYVHRIAECGHERSNRSVGCAPVLESGTTADPFETVRIVASYSNESTLQIMRHEFGHVLGIEHGEEPMPTMRALSRYRHLARPNATERPVPWADPTLSVHVDASNVSSGSRDEVDAQIGHALRYFETGAEGSVPENVTFVRTENRTNADIRIAFHDDAFDCYGEETDEGSCGTSWGYNTDADAAFEYYSDWTIRLRGVDDDAVGWHVGYWLTEALGLTEDERPSPFRDATYRDRRDDWWESDG